The following are encoded together in the Heliangelus exortis chromosome 15, bHelExo1.hap1, whole genome shotgun sequence genome:
- the MRNIP gene encoding MRN complex-interacting protein isoform X2, producing the protein MAQRFWVLRCCSCRLFQAKRSGKWSCSVCGQRQAVQKVYGQGSGLDCRHHVQKLNLLQGEAEEAVGWASWCIEESVNGSKNTAVQCEDSSVQQEARAEVSRWSKYLDKDSEDQEDGEEEAGTKRQQLCSQRKNTGEEQRRHQKSFLSSDVQDYAEENGVFQLAYPSKKHKKCLEAAADEDGGDAVSGDSMVCAGCEATVPEENTRTPTASTKPSKWEKFLSCSDNCSENAARAALSPQEGSGRLGLSSTTAADAAMANKCSAQAGRTLPQGRGFEFQQCIASSEQVASQLPSTSCSAEDVLFKDPQRQLVGTGSGALELPAGRCSLDSTRRANALNSNAGPKPSSVSCEHLFCTGEEFEDDL; encoded by the exons ATGGCGCAGAGGTTCTGGGTGCTGCGCTGCTGCTCCTGCCGCCTCTTCCAG GCCAAGCGGAGCGGGAAGTGGAGCTGCAGCGTCTGCGGCCAGCGGCAGGCGGTGCAGAAG gtttaTGGCCAAGGGTCTGGCCTGGACTGTAGGCACCATGTGCAGAAGTTAAACTTGCTgcagggggaggcagaggaagcagTTGGTTGGGCATCTTG GTGCATAGAAGAATCAGTAAATGGCAGCAAAAACACAGCAGTGCAGTGTGAAGACAGCTCAGTCCAGCAG GAGGCAAGGGCAGAAGTCAGTCGCTGGAGTAAATATCTGGACAAGGACAGTGAAGATCAGgaagatggggaggaggaggcaggtaCAAAAAGGCAACAGTTATGTTCCCAAAGGAAGAATACTGGGGAAGAACAAAG GAGACACCAGAagagctttctttccagtgaTGTTCAGGATTATGCAGAGGAAAATGGAGTTTTCCAGCTTGCCTACCCATCCAAAAAG cacAAGAAATGtttagaagcagcagctgatgaaGATGGTGGAGATGCTGTTTCTGGAGACAGCATGGTTTGTGCTGGCTGTGAGGCCACAGTGCCTGAGGAGAATACACGAACCCCAACTGCTTCTACCAAACCCTCGAAGTGGGAAAAATTTCTCTCGTGTTCTGACAACTGTAGTGAAAATGCTGCCAGGGCCGCCTTGTCACCACAGGAGGGCAGTGGAAGGCTGGGGCTAAGCAGCACCACTGCAGCAGATGCTGCTATGGCCAATAAGTgctcagcacaggctgggagaACTCTGCCTCAAGGTAGGGGCTTTGAATTTCAGCAGTGTATTGCTAGCTCTGAGCAGGTTGCCTCCCAGCTGCCCAGCACCAGTTGCTCAGCTGAGGATGTGTTGTTCAAAGACCCTCAAAGGCAGCTGGTAGGGACAGGATCTGGTgccctggagctgcctgcaggcaggtGCTCTCTGGATAGCACAAGGAGAGCAAATGCCCTTAACAGTAATGCTGGGCCAAAGCCAAGCAGTGTTTCTTGTGAACACCTCTTCTGCACAGGTGAGGAGTTTGAAGATGATCTCTGA
- the MRNIP gene encoding MRN complex-interacting protein isoform X1, whose amino-acid sequence MAQRFWVLRCCSCRLFQVQQAKRSGKWSCSVCGQRQAVQKVYGQGSGLDCRHHVQKLNLLQGEAEEAVGWASWCIEESVNGSKNTAVQCEDSSVQQEARAEVSRWSKYLDKDSEDQEDGEEEAGTKRQQLCSQRKNTGEEQRRHQKSFLSSDVQDYAEENGVFQLAYPSKKHKKCLEAAADEDGGDAVSGDSMVCAGCEATVPEENTRTPTASTKPSKWEKFLSCSDNCSENAARAALSPQEGSGRLGLSSTTAADAAMANKCSAQAGRTLPQGRGFEFQQCIASSEQVASQLPSTSCSAEDVLFKDPQRQLVGTGSGALELPAGRCSLDSTRRANALNSNAGPKPSSVSCEHLFCTGEEFEDDL is encoded by the exons ATGGCGCAGAGGTTCTGGGTGCTGCGCTGCTGCTCCTGCCGCCTCTTCCAGGTGCAGCAG GCCAAGCGGAGCGGGAAGTGGAGCTGCAGCGTCTGCGGCCAGCGGCAGGCGGTGCAGAAG gtttaTGGCCAAGGGTCTGGCCTGGACTGTAGGCACCATGTGCAGAAGTTAAACTTGCTgcagggggaggcagaggaagcagTTGGTTGGGCATCTTG GTGCATAGAAGAATCAGTAAATGGCAGCAAAAACACAGCAGTGCAGTGTGAAGACAGCTCAGTCCAGCAG GAGGCAAGGGCAGAAGTCAGTCGCTGGAGTAAATATCTGGACAAGGACAGTGAAGATCAGgaagatggggaggaggaggcaggtaCAAAAAGGCAACAGTTATGTTCCCAAAGGAAGAATACTGGGGAAGAACAAAG GAGACACCAGAagagctttctttccagtgaTGTTCAGGATTATGCAGAGGAAAATGGAGTTTTCCAGCTTGCCTACCCATCCAAAAAG cacAAGAAATGtttagaagcagcagctgatgaaGATGGTGGAGATGCTGTTTCTGGAGACAGCATGGTTTGTGCTGGCTGTGAGGCCACAGTGCCTGAGGAGAATACACGAACCCCAACTGCTTCTACCAAACCCTCGAAGTGGGAAAAATTTCTCTCGTGTTCTGACAACTGTAGTGAAAATGCTGCCAGGGCCGCCTTGTCACCACAGGAGGGCAGTGGAAGGCTGGGGCTAAGCAGCACCACTGCAGCAGATGCTGCTATGGCCAATAAGTgctcagcacaggctgggagaACTCTGCCTCAAGGTAGGGGCTTTGAATTTCAGCAGTGTATTGCTAGCTCTGAGCAGGTTGCCTCCCAGCTGCCCAGCACCAGTTGCTCAGCTGAGGATGTGTTGTTCAAAGACCCTCAAAGGCAGCTGGTAGGGACAGGATCTGGTgccctggagctgcctgcaggcaggtGCTCTCTGGATAGCACAAGGAGAGCAAATGCCCTTAACAGTAATGCTGGGCCAAAGCCAAGCAGTGTTTCTTGTGAACACCTCTTCTGCACAGGTGAGGAGTTTGAAGATGATCTCTGA
- the MRNIP gene encoding MRN complex-interacting protein isoform X3, producing the protein MAQRFWVLRCCSCRLFQVQQVYGQGSGLDCRHHVQKLNLLQGEAEEAVGWASWCIEESVNGSKNTAVQCEDSSVQQEARAEVSRWSKYLDKDSEDQEDGEEEAGTKRQQLCSQRKNTGEEQRRHQKSFLSSDVQDYAEENGVFQLAYPSKKHKKCLEAAADEDGGDAVSGDSMVCAGCEATVPEENTRTPTASTKPSKWEKFLSCSDNCSENAARAALSPQEGSGRLGLSSTTAADAAMANKCSAQAGRTLPQGRGFEFQQCIASSEQVASQLPSTSCSAEDVLFKDPQRQLVGTGSGALELPAGRCSLDSTRRANALNSNAGPKPSSVSCEHLFCTGEEFEDDL; encoded by the exons ATGGCGCAGAGGTTCTGGGTGCTGCGCTGCTGCTCCTGCCGCCTCTTCCAGGTGCAGCAG gtttaTGGCCAAGGGTCTGGCCTGGACTGTAGGCACCATGTGCAGAAGTTAAACTTGCTgcagggggaggcagaggaagcagTTGGTTGGGCATCTTG GTGCATAGAAGAATCAGTAAATGGCAGCAAAAACACAGCAGTGCAGTGTGAAGACAGCTCAGTCCAGCAG GAGGCAAGGGCAGAAGTCAGTCGCTGGAGTAAATATCTGGACAAGGACAGTGAAGATCAGgaagatggggaggaggaggcaggtaCAAAAAGGCAACAGTTATGTTCCCAAAGGAAGAATACTGGGGAAGAACAAAG GAGACACCAGAagagctttctttccagtgaTGTTCAGGATTATGCAGAGGAAAATGGAGTTTTCCAGCTTGCCTACCCATCCAAAAAG cacAAGAAATGtttagaagcagcagctgatgaaGATGGTGGAGATGCTGTTTCTGGAGACAGCATGGTTTGTGCTGGCTGTGAGGCCACAGTGCCTGAGGAGAATACACGAACCCCAACTGCTTCTACCAAACCCTCGAAGTGGGAAAAATTTCTCTCGTGTTCTGACAACTGTAGTGAAAATGCTGCCAGGGCCGCCTTGTCACCACAGGAGGGCAGTGGAAGGCTGGGGCTAAGCAGCACCACTGCAGCAGATGCTGCTATGGCCAATAAGTgctcagcacaggctgggagaACTCTGCCTCAAGGTAGGGGCTTTGAATTTCAGCAGTGTATTGCTAGCTCTGAGCAGGTTGCCTCCCAGCTGCCCAGCACCAGTTGCTCAGCTGAGGATGTGTTGTTCAAAGACCCTCAAAGGCAGCTGGTAGGGACAGGATCTGGTgccctggagctgcctgcaggcaggtGCTCTCTGGATAGCACAAGGAGAGCAAATGCCCTTAACAGTAATGCTGGGCCAAAGCCAAGCAGTGTTTCTTGTGAACACCTCTTCTGCACAGGTGAGGAGTTTGAAGATGATCTCTGA